The Vibrio sp. STUT-A11 region TGCGTCAGGGAATGTAGCCACCGAGGATGTTCTATACCTTTGCCGAGGACTGGGAATAGAAACAGGTGTTGATTTAGAACTGCTAGCCAAAGCAGGTTGGATGATTAGCGACGAGTTACAGCGTCAACCGACATCTAAAGTGTCACTGGCATTGCGTCATCGCTATGAGTAACAGAAACGATGTAAACTCGTTTGTTTCACAACAAAATCCATCACTTACCAATTTATCTTCACAGTCATTCCGAGGAGCCAGAGCGACATCAGTAATCTATTTAAGCCAAGCTTGGCAGTCACTAAATACGCTTCGGAAAACGGAATCTACCACCAGTGCGATAAATAACGAGAGAAAACAAAATGAGCAGACAACCAATAAGTTTGTTGGTCGTCAGTACTTCACCATACCAAAGGATACTCAATACTACTGTCCATACTGGCTCTAAAATCATAATCAGAGCGGCATTCCCCGCTTGCACAAACTTCTGCCCCATCGTTTGCATTACATAGCGTAAGCTGGTCGCAAGCAAGGTACTGAGTGCAAACCACCACCAAATTGGTGCATCAACTTCGCCAGGAAGTGACTCCATAAAATAGGAGACCACTAAACCAAGACAACCCGCAGAGAATAACTGCAAACAAGTTAACAATAAAACAGGTAACTTCTGTGAGTACTTACTGTTTACATTAAAGTGTAATGCCAAGAGAAGAGCCGCACCAAGAAACCAAAATTGACTTGCAGACTGCTTCCACCCGTCTGCCAAGGAAAGAAAGGCTAAACCAATAACAGCTATTGGTAATGAGAACCAAAATATACGCTGCGGCCGTTGACGAAACATTACCCAGGCGACAATAGGAACAAACAACATCGACAGGCTCATGATGAATGCGCCCTCGCCTAACGTATCACTGATCGAAACCGCGTAGATCCATGTCATTACCGCGCTACCTAACAGTAAGCCGACGCCACTTGCTGACAACACATCACTCATCTTCGCTGATAAAAGGGGGCGGTAACACAGAGGCAGCAAACAAAGCGCTGCGATAGTAAATCGCGAACCGATAAAGCCAAAAGGTGGCAAGCCTTGTATGGTCTCTTTAGAGAAAATCCAGCCAAGTGCCGCAATCATGGTAGTTGCAATAAGAATGATGGTCGCTTTATGTTCTGAGTTAAGCATAATTACCCACAAAAATACTCGGTAACGAGTTCGATAGACGAGCTCTTGACGTCGAGAAAATCGATGAAAGTTATTGTTTAAGAGTCACAAATACAGGCAAGAAATGAATAAAGAATGGAACATGCTGACGTTTGCGAGACACAATTACTATACATGAAACTAACAATTTCAAAAGCGTTAATCCGCGCCAGATCACATTACGTATCTGGCGAGGAAACATCACTCACAATTGCAAGTAAGACGTTATTAGAGCGTGCGATTGAACTGAGCAACCGCCTCAACAACACGGCTTGCGCCATCTTGAATATCATTCATGACTTTGCCTGCTTTCTCAGACAACTCAAGGGTATTCAGCGCATCTTTTTGGCATTGTGAAATCAAATCGACAGCGTTATTGGTGCGCTCGAGATTTTCTTTCACCATCGTGACAATATCGTCAGTCGTCGTATTGGTACGAAGTGCAAGTTGTCTTACTTCATCCGCAACAACCGCAAAACCTCGTCCATTCTCTCCTGCTCGAGCCGCCTCGATCGCAGCGTTCAACGCAAGCAGATTGGTTTGATCGGCAATACCACTGATATTCCTTACCAACTCGCTAATTTTCGCTGAGTGACCTTTGAGCTCCTCAATCGCGGCATTGGCTTGCTCCATTTGTCTTGAGAGCATTTGCATATTCTCAACCGTTTCACCAGTCACTTGCTGACCTTGAATCGTTTGAGTTCCGGTCTCTTTCGACACTTCATTCGCTAAATGAGCAGCTTGCGCCATCGACTGCTCTTGAAGAACTTGTTCGGTAATATCCGTAGCAAACTTCACTACCTTATACAATTCTCCCCTATCGTTATGGATTGGATTATAAGAAGCCTCTAACCATACGAATTCACCAAAACGATTTAACCTTTTAAAACGCTCAGAGACAAACTGCCCACTAGATAATTTATGCCAAAACTCCTGATAGGCCTGAGAGTTTGCTTCTTCCTGATCACAGAAAATTCGGTGATGTTTCCCCGTGACTTGTTCCGACGTATAGCCCATTGTTTTGAGGAAGTTATCATTCGCTTTGAGAACGACACCATCCAAACTAAACTCAATGACCGCCATAGAGCGATTCAATGCGTTGAGCATATCTTCTTGCTCACGAGAGGCTTTGATTGTTCTAGTCAATTCTGACGCGCACACAACAAAACGGGTAACTTTACCACTGACATCAAAGATCGGTTGCACCATTGAGCGTAGCCACGCTTCTTCACCATCCCCTTTAGAAACCTGCATAGCGCCATTCCAAAAGATTTGGGTTAACACGGCCTGCTTCATCCGTTGAAAGTGCGCTGTATTTCTCGCTTTAAATGGAACGAGTTCAGTGATGTGCTTTGCCAATACCTCGTGCTCAGTTAGGTTCATCTGCTGCACAAAGTTCTGGTTAACAGACGTAATATTACCCTCTGGGTCAAGGGAGAGCATTAACATGTCCTGATCAAGACTTTGATGCACTTGGGTAAGACTGTAGAGCTCTTGTTTTAATTGCTGATTTTCTTTTTGAAGCGACTTACTAAAAAACATGACTTCCCTTATAAGGCCTATTTTGATTGTCAAAAGCTCAGTAATTTAATGACGTTAAGTAGTGTTCGTGATTGATTACAAACAAGTCACGAAATTATACATTCATCACATGTACATCACAAAAAAATGCAACCATACAATTAGTATGTGACTTACTTATCTTTGAGGTGCCATCGGGTTCTACTCGCTTAACTCGGTTTCTAAAACTGGTGGTGCGGTTCATTATGTGAAAATGGTCACACTTCAACAGTAAAAGACACGACTTTTCCTCAAATTTGGCTAACCAACTTGCGCACATAAAGTGCCTATACTAAAGATATACAATGTATATACACTTTTGTTGAGTGATGATATGAGTAAAAAGAAATCATCAAATAAAAAGGATTGCCAACTAGTTGTGCGTATCAATCGGGAGGAACGTGACGACTTCATCTCTATCTGTGAAGATATAGATACGTCTGCCGCTAGAGAAGTCCGGAAATTTATTAAGCAGTTTATTGCTACTCACAAAAGCGTACGTACTGAATAGCCTTGAAAAATGTGGTTTAGGGCAGAAACTCGCATCAACATAAACTAACGGAGTAAATAATGGCAAAAACAACAAAGAAAGAGCTTAAAAAATCACTGAAAAAAGCAAAAGCGAAAGTAAAGAAAATTAAAAAAGCGATTAAGAAAGTTTAATTTTAAGCTTGAATAATCTTGGTAAAGAAGCCGCCATACTCTGGCGGCTCTTTACGTTATAGGCAGAGACACCTGTTTTTCTTGGGTAAGTGCAATACGTCAAACATTTGCGCTACTTTTTCTACCGAAGCTCGGTGTTTATGCCCAAATCACATTTTGAATGAAAGCTTGTTACTTTCAGAAAAAATCACAGTGTTGTAACAATTGCCTTTTATGCTTCCGTGGATACGAAACCAGTTAATTGATTTAGAGAACGGGCATGAAGATATTATTCGTTTGTAAACACAATGCGAGCAGAAGTATTTTGGCCGAAGCCATTGCAAAACAACATCTGCCAAGTCACTTCCAAATTGCGAGTGGTGGTAGCCATCCTAAAGGTGAGATTAATCCGCGTATTGCCAATTATTTACGAACGCATGATATCGATCCATCGCAGTTTCAGAGTACATCTTGGGAAGAGCGACTTAGCTTCCATCCAGACCTCATCATCACCGTTTGCGATAAAATTCACAACGAAACGTGCCCCAATTGGTTGTCATCAGGAATACGTGTTGCTTGGGATCTTGAATCCTTACCAGACGCCGAAGCTTCAGAGACTGCATTTAATTCTCATTGCGATAAAATATTCGCGTCGCTTGAAAAACGTATCAAAGCACTAGGCTCAATAAATTTTGAGTCACTGAATGATGAAGAAATTAAACACTGCGTTTCCGAGCTGGCATCCATTTAGCTTATCCATTCAGCTAAAGTACTCTTAAGATACTGAGCAAAAAGCACAAACAAAATGAAGGGCCATCTTTTTGATGTAACCCTTCATTTCACTTCACCACAACTAAACTGTCAGAGATCTACTCCCTCACTCATCTCTCTTTATGAATATTTGGTTACCATCCTGGACAGCTTGTGGCTCATAGCTCCTACCTTGGCTACTTTAATAGCAGCACGCAAAGTAAGGAGACTATCATGCGTAAGTTTGTACTTGGATCAATCTTGGCAACCAGTGTCATATTGGCTTCGCCGTATACCTTTGCCAGAGATCAGATAAGCATCGTCGGCTCATCTACCGTCTACCCTTTTGCTACCGTCGTCGCGGAGCGATTTGGTAAATCAACCAGCTTCTCTGTGCCTAAAATAGAATCTACTGGGTCAGGTGGTGGTTTAAAATTGTTTTGTGCTGGAGTTGGTGAAAACTCGCCGGATATCACCAATGCGTCACGCAAAATCAAAGCATCTGAAATTGACCTTTGCAAACAAAATGGTGTCAGCGAAATTGTAGAAATCAAAATTGGTTACGATGGCATCGCCTTTGCGAACTCGATTAATTCTCCGCAAATGGATGTATCTATCCAAGAACTCTACATGGCGTTAGCGAAGGTACTTCCAAATGAAAACGGCAACTTGATACCCAACCCATACACGACGTGGAAACAAATCAATAGTGATTTGCCGGATGTGAAAATTGAAGTGCTTGGTCCACCTCCAACTTCAGGGACTCGTGATGCGTTTGTTGAGCTAGTGATGGAAGCAGGATGTGATAGCAATCCAGTGATGAAAGAAATGAGTAAATCAAACGCTGAACAACATAAAGCGGCATGCCAAGGTATCCGTGAAGATGGTGCTTTTATAGAAGCTGGTGAAAATGACAATTTGATTGTTCAAAAGCTATCGAGCAATCCAGCAGCTTTCGGTATTTTTGGGTTCAGTTTCCTCGATCAAAATCGTGACAAAGTACAGGGTGCAAAAATAAACGGCATCGAGCCAACGTTTGAAGCCATTGGTGATGGTTCGTACCCCGTATCCCGTTCGCTGTTCTTCTACGTCAAAAAAGCACACGTTGGCGTGATCCCGGGAATAGCAGAATACGTGAACGCGTTCACTCAAGAAGACGCAATCGGTGAAGAAGGTTACCTTACCGACCGTGGCTTAATTCCACTGCCAATGAACGAATGGAAAACAGTAAGAAGTAGTGCTGAAAATTTAACACCGAATTTATGATGTTATGCATTTTTTTCTAGCCATTTTACTATGTGCTGTATTGAGCTTTTTAATCGCTCGTTTTAAAGCCGTCAATGTAGCGCAACAGTGTGGCGGCATACGTCATCTGCATTCTTTACCCAACTACTACGGTTGGTATGCAATGTGGATGACGGTGCTTCCTGTGATGTTTTTCGTTCTTTTCTGGACGGCATGCGAGCCTTGGATTATCCGGCAACTTGTCCTAGAACACTTCGCCTCCCTTATGCCAATATCAGACACAGGCACAACCCAAGATCTTCTCTATGCCAGAATCCAAGCGGTCGATTTACCAGTAAGTTCTCATATTAGTTATCAAGAGCAGATAACCCAAACCCAAAGCTACTACACGGAACTCAAGTCCTATAGCTCATCTCTAGAAACCTGGCTCATCATTCTGCTCACGACAATGTCCGCAGGGATTGCCTTCTATCAAATAAACGCCTCTTTTAAAGCGCGTCACTACGTTGAGAAAACCGTTACAACATTACTAGCAGCAAGCTCTATGATTGCTATTCTCACGACGGTTGGGATCGTATTGTCTGTGTTGTACGAATCAATTTTGTTCTTCTCACAAGTCTCTATAAGTGAGTTTCTGTTTGGCACTCACTGGTCTCCTCAAATCGCGATTCGCGCAGACCAACAAGGCGCAAGCGGATCTTTTGGGGCGATCCCACTTTTTGTTGGCACTCTTTTGATCACTTTTATCGCAATGATGGTCGCCGCACCAATTGGTCTATTCAGCGCTATCTATCTCGCTGAATATGCGCCTGAGCGTGCCCGCGGAATTATAAAGCCGATGATGGAAATCCTCGCTGGTATACCAACGGTGGTTTATGGCTTTTTCGCGGCTCTCTTTTTAGCACCAAACATTCGCAGCATTGCAGAATCTCTGGGCAGTCAGTCTGCATCGTCTGAAAGTGCGCTGGCGGCAGGAGTCGTCATGGGCGTGATGATAATACCGTTTGTCTCCTCATTATCCGATGATGTGATCAGAGCAGTACCTCAAAGCATTCGAGATGCTTCATTGGCAATGGGGGCGACGCGTTCAGAAACCATTAAGAAAATCGTATTACCCGCCGCTTTGCCAGGAATCGTCGGTGGTTTATTACTCGCGGTGTCCCGAGCGATTGGTGAAACCATGATTGTAGTAATGGCTGCTGGACTGGCAGCGAACTTAACCGCCAACCCTCTCGAATCCGTGACGACAATTACGGTACAAATCGTAACCTTGCTTGTGGGAGACCAAGAGTTTGATAGTGTGAAAACATTGGCAGCATTTGCTCTCGGTTTAACGCTATTTTTGGTCACGCTGTGCCTCAATGTCGTTGCGTTGCGTATTGTGAAGAAGTATCGAGAACAGTATGAATGATCCTCTACGAAAACTGGCAGACGACAAAATCGGAAAAGTCCGCCGGTCCCTGAAAGGACGCCGAAGAGCCGAAAATCGCTTCAGACTTTACGGTGCTCTATCCGTGCTGTCTGCACTGTGTTTTTTAGTCGTTCTCTTTGGGGCGATTCTATCGACTGGCGTAAGTGCACTCAAAGTCACTGAAATTGAGATGACTTTCCACCTTAATAAAGAGACAAGCCAACATTCTCCTCGCCAAATGATTCGAGACGCCTTGCGCGACAAGTTTCGAACGGTACAAAGTCGCTCAGAGCGTAGGAAGCTCTATCAACTTCTGTCACCGGAATCTGAATACATTCTCAAGCAAGCCCTTGAAGAACAAGGTGCCACGGCATCGACACTGACGTTATGGCTTCCTGCCGGGGACGCGGCTAATCAATACAATAAGAACCAGACAAGTGTCTCAGAGGCTAATTTCTCTGCTAAGGAGAAAACATGGTTTCGCCAGCTAGAAATTCAAGACCGAGTCAGAACTCGCTTCAACTGGTATTTCTTTAGCCAGGGAGACAGTCGAAACCCTGAAGTCGCTGGTATAGCTGGTGCGTTTATGGGGTCAGCATTTACCATCATTACCGCTTTAGCCCTTAGCTTTCCGATTGGTGTCGGAGCGGCGATATATCTTGAGGAATTCGCCCCAAAAAACAAGTTTACTGAGATTATCGAAATTAATATCAACAACTTAGCTGCCGTTCCATCCATCGTATTTGGTCTATTGGGCTTGGCGATTTTCTTAAACGTACTCGGTCTGCCTCGTTCGACGCCTCTGGTTGGAGGCTTGGTTCTGACGTTAATGACCTTACCGACGATCATTATTTCCAGCCGGGCGTCATTAAAATCGGTGCCACCTTCAATACGAGACGGCGCAATGGCTATGGGAGCCTCAAAAACTCAGGTGGTGTTTCACCATGTCGTTCCACTGGCATTACCAGGAATGTTTACTGGCTCTATTATTGGTATGGCACAAGCGCTTGGCGAGACTGCCCCCCTTTTAATGATAGGTATGGTGGCTTTCATTGTGGATATCCCTAAAGGATTTCTTGATGCGGCCACCGCCCTTCCTGTACAGATTTTTCTCTGGTCAGAAAACCCTGAAAGAGGGTTTGCAGAGCTAACCTCCGCAGCAATCATGGTTTTACTGTTCTTCTTGTTCCTTATGAACGGTGCCGCGCTGTATTTGCGGAGAAAGTTAGAAAGGAGATGGTGATGAGTAACGAAAACACGTTTGATTTAATGCCTTTATCTGGCACTAATGCCATCAAAGATACTTTTAGTGGCTCGCTTAAAGATCACCAAACTATTGGCGCTTATCAAGCGGCTAACCCTAGCATCACAACCAAAAATCTTGATGTTTATTATTCAGGTACACAGGCGCTGTTTAATGTCAGCCTTGATCTGGGACGTTGTGAAGTACTGGCTATGGTGGGGCCATCTGGTTGCGGCAAGTCGACCTTTTTACGTTGCCTTAATCGTATGAATGACTCAATACAACATTGTCAGGTCACTGGTGATATGACGCTGGATGGTGAAGATATTTTTTATCTGGAACCAGAAGAACTGAGAGCGAGAGTGGGAATGGTATTCCAGAAACCAAACCCATTTCCAAAATCCATCTACGAAAACATAGCTTATGGACCTAGGCTTCACGGCTTAGTTGAAACCAAATCAGAACTTGATGATGTAGTTAAAGCATCGCTGCAAAAAGCAGGCTTATGGAGCGAAGTATCCTCAAGGCTCGATGCTCCGGCCACTGGTTTATCTGGTGGTCAGCAGCAACGACTTTGTATTGCTCGAGCCATTTCGATCAGTCCTGAAGTCATCTTAATGGACGAGCCGTGCTCCGCACTCGATCCCATCGCTACATCCATCATAGAAAAGCTTATTTTAGATCTGAGAGAGAATTACTCTATCGGTATAGTCACTCACTCAATGCAGCAAGCGAAACGTATCTCCCAAAGAACGGCATACTTTCACTTAGGCAAACTGATTGAAGTAAATCCCACAAAACAGATATTTTCTGAACCAGAACATGAGTTAACCAAGGGTTACCTTCATGGCAATTTTGGCTAATAGTTCGTCTTTAAATAATTGACAATAAGAGGAAATAGAGATGAAAAAAGTTCTATTTATTTGTAAGCACAATGCAGGTAGAAGCGTTATTGCCGAGTCTTTGGCAACTCACATGTGGCCAGATGTATTTAAAGTCGCAAGCGGTGGCTCCCACCCTATTGGCTCTATCGACCCCGTGGTCAAACGTTATCTAGAAGACAATCAATTACCAGTTCCGCACAATTATTCGCATTCCTGGGAAGAAAGAACATCTTTCCATCCAGATGTCATTGTGATCCTTTGCGATTCCTTACACCACGAACCTGCGCCGGTTTGGTTGTCCGGTGGCTTACGTGTCAACTGGCAAGTAGATGCCTTTCCGGCAGACTGCTCAGATGAAGAAAAATACTATCACTGTGGCGTGATTGGAGATTCACTGGAACGTAGAATCGCAACTATGGGGCAGATCCTCATTGAAAAAAACTTGTCTAAAGATTCGATTGAACAAAAGCTTAATGAGCTAAAAGACATGTGATGATACGAGATTCATGCTCTCCGACGCGATACCTTGATTTCTCAGCTATCGGCAGAACTTGAAATACGTTGTTCATACCACCAACAACTATCAAGTATGCAATCCACCACTTTTGCTTAGTCACTTAATGCAGTTAGACTCAACAAAGCGGATAAGAGCCGAAATTTAAGGGGACTTAGCCCTTCAGTACTATTGTTCAACTACGTTCGTTAACACCGAATCGGGTATAAACAAGTCAACATTAACCTTGCTGACTTAAGGGCACAAAATGAATTTCAGAAGTCAATAGAGCTAGTAATGGGTGTGCCGTCATGCGTTGCTTAGTGATGGTCTATCCAACACATGAAAACAAAAAAAGCGAGCACTAAACTCGCCTTTATCTATATGATTTTAAATGCAATTACAGCAGTTCTACCGATTGCTGAGCTATCACCCACTCTTCGTTGGTAGGAATAACCAATACTTTCGCATCCAGCAGTTCAGATTTACCAATCTCACCCGAATTACCGAATCGAGCCTCTTCATTGCCTTTCTCATCTTCAACGAAGCCAAGTAGGCTTAGGTTTTTCAGCACTTCACGGCGAATATCCAGAGAGTTTTCACCAATACCACCTGTAAAGATAATTGCATCCAAGCTATCAAGAGGGATTAAGTAAGAGCCGATGTATTTCGCAACACGGTAGGTAAACACCTCAAACGCTAGTTTCGCACCTTCATGACCTTCTTCCATCGCTTGCAGAATGCCTCGGGCATCAGATGTCACGCCAGAAACACCCAAGAAGCCAGACTTTTTGTTGAGCGTTTCAAATACTTGCTCCTGAGTCCAGCCTTTCTTCATTAGGAATTCAATGATGCCTGGGTCTAGGTCACCAGAACGTGTACCCATCATCAAGCCAGCTAGTGGAGTAAAGCCCATCGAGGTATCAACCGATAGCCCATCTTTGATCGCACATACAGAAGCGCCATTACCAAGATGTACCGTAATGAAGCTAGACTGCTCCACAGGCTTGTTCAGCATTTTCGCCGCTTCACGACTTACAAAGTAATGGCTTGTGCCGTGAAAACCGTAACGTCGGATACCATACTGCTCGTAAAGCTCATGCGAAATAGCACCGGTAAACGCCTTTTGTGGCATCGTTTGGTGGAAGGCAGTGTCGAAAACAGCGAACTGAGGAAGAGTCGGAAACGCTTCAATTGCAGCTCGAATGCCGATAGCACCTGCCGGGTTATGTAATGGAGCAAGATCAGCAAGCTGTTCGATTTCTTGTGTCACTTCATCGGTAATACGAACCGTCGTTGTGAATTTTTCACCACCATGAACAATACGATGGCCTACCGCAACGATGTCTTTAGCTAAACCTAATTCGTCGGTTAACCCTACTAGTTTTCCGATAGCGATTTTATGATGGCTATCGTCACCTTCGATAGAAACTTCCTTTTTTTCACCGTTGAATTTCCAGCTCATACGAGATTCTGGAAGACCAAAGCATTCACCCAAACCACTTAGAACAGCATCACCTGAATTTGAATCGATGACTGCGAACTTTAGTGACGAGCTTCCTGAGTTGATCACTAGTACAAACGAATTAGACATGAAATAGTTATCCTGTTGTGGAGCAGAGGTTGTCATTGCGCTTTCACGCTGCGTACGACTCATTTAGTTTCTATTATTCAATAATTTTTTAATCTTTCAACTATCTTTTAGGATTAATGTTCTGATTGGACAATTTTTATTGATCTAGGGCATTTTTTGATTTTATTTGACGCAAAAAATATATCTTATTATATGCAGAACTTATGAGTTCGCCTGCTTATATATTGTAGGAATGTTGAGCTAACTTATTTATTAGACAAACAAAAACGAACATAGCTATTGTCAGGTTAAGAGAATTTAACTTGGCGGATACATGAAATGAAAAGACGCTATCAAGATGAATTTAGATGACTTTGGTACTGGCTGCGCTTCGTTGTTAAACCAATCACAGTAAATAAGTGCTCAGAAATAGCGCAGAAAAATATTTGAGAACAATGTGAAAATTTCCTTTCAGCATGAAAAAAGCCGAGCATGTTAAGCTCGGCTTTCTAAATCAGCTTTTATCTAACTTAGGTTATCTAAATAACCTCGTCGATTATGCGTCTTGTGTACTACGACCACGGCCGTGACCACGTTCGCCACGGTAGTTACCACGGTGGTCACCACCACGGTTACGGTCGAAACGACGCTCACCACCTTCTCGGTTGCCATCGCGGTTGCCACGGAAACCACCATCACGACGGCCACCTTCACGACGAGCACCACCGTCACGGTTACCACGGTAGCCACCATCACGACGTCCACCATCGCGACGACCGCCGTCACGACGACCACCACGAGATTCACGGAAATCATCGAAGTCACAGACTACCGCACCAACATCTTGTTGACGGATACGCAGTTTGCTTAGCTTGTTCGCCGCTTCAGAAGTCATTGCTTTTGGTAGCTGTACGAACGTGTGACCTTGCGCTAGCTTGATCGCACCGATAGAACCTTTACCCAGGCCAAGTTCGTTTGCCAAAGCACCAACGATGTCTTTAACTTGAACACCTTGCTCGCGGCCAACTTGTAGCTGGTAAGTATCCCAATCTTGGTTGTTGAAGTTACGACCACCTTCGCGGCCACCTTCACGACGCTCTTTACGACGTTGCTTATCACGCTCAATCGCTTCTACCATTGGGTCTTCACCAATGTAGAATAGTGGGCGTTTGCCTTGCTGACGCTTAAGAAGCATCGCAGCAAGCATTGCAGGGTCGATTTCCAGAGAAGTTTGTAGTTTCTCAACCAACTCAGCAAACTTATCTAGTGATTTGTGCTTTTTCTCAGCTTCTAGCTCTGCACCTAGTTGAGCCAGACGAGCTTCAGCAACCTGGTCACGTAGAGGAAGTTGGATTTCTTCCATTGATGACTTAGTGACACGCTCGATAGTACGCAACATGCGGATTTGGTTAGTGCGAACAAGAAGGATCGCTTTACCTTTACGTCCAGCACGACCTGTACGGCCGATACGGTGGATGTAAGACTCAACATCAAATGGGATGTCGTAGTTAAATACGTGCGTAATACGCGGAACGTCAAGGCCACGTGCAACAACGTCAGTTGCAACTAGGATGTCGATAACACCCTGTTTGATGTGGTCAACAGTACGCTCACGTAGAGACTGAGGGATATCACCGTGCAGTGCCGCAGCTTTGAAGCCACGAGCTGAAAGCCAGTCAGCTAAACGCTCAGTATCTTGACGAGTACGTACGAATACGATTGACGCATCCGTTTCTTCAGTTTCAAGAAGACGAGACATCGCTTCATCTTTCTCTA contains the following coding sequences:
- a CDS encoding acetate/propionate family kinase — its product is MSNSFVLVINSGSSSLKFAVIDSNSGDAVLSGLGECFGLPESRMSWKFNGEKKEVSIEGDDSHHKIAIGKLVGLTDELGLAKDIVAVGHRIVHGGEKFTTTVRITDEVTQEIEQLADLAPLHNPAGAIGIRAAIEAFPTLPQFAVFDTAFHQTMPQKAFTGAISHELYEQYGIRRYGFHGTSHYFVSREAAKMLNKPVEQSSFITVHLGNGASVCAIKDGLSVDTSMGFTPLAGLMMGTRSGDLDPGIIEFLMKKGWTQEQVFETLNKKSGFLGVSGVTSDARGILQAMEEGHEGAKLAFEVFTYRVAKYIGSYLIPLDSLDAIIFTGGIGENSLDIRREVLKNLSLLGFVEDEKGNEEARFGNSGEIGKSELLDAKVLVIPTNEEWVIAQQSVELL
- a CDS encoding DEAD/DEAH box helicase, with translation MQDSVIQFSDLSLNDSILSALDGMGFVSPTPIQAAAIPHLLEGADALGKAQTGTGKTAAFSLPLLNKLDLNQRKPQAIVLAPTRELAIQVAAEMKNLGKNIKGLKVLEIYGGASIVDQMRALKNGAHVVVGTPGRVQDLINRERLHLDEVNTFVLDEADEMLNMGFVDDVTAIMEHAPESAQRVLFSATMPPMLKKIVERFLRDPVTVDVAGKNHTVDKVQQQFWVVKGVEKDEAMSRLLETEETDASIVFVRTRQDTERLADWLSARGFKAAALHGDIPQSLRERTVDHIKQGVIDILVATDVVARGLDVPRITHVFNYDIPFDVESYIHRIGRTGRAGRKGKAILLVRTNQIRMLRTIERVTKSSMEEIQLPLRDQVAEARLAQLGAELEAEKKHKSLDKFAELVEKLQTSLEIDPAMLAAMLLKRQQGKRPLFYIGEDPMVEAIERDKQRRKERREGGREGGRNFNNQDWDTYQLQVGREQGVQVKDIVGALANELGLGKGSIGAIKLAQGHTFVQLPKAMTSEAANKLSKLRIRQQDVGAVVCDFDDFRESRGGRRDGGRRDGGRRDGGYRGNRDGGARREGGRRDGGFRGNRDGNREGGERRFDRNRGGDHRGNYRGERGHGRGRSTQDA